A genomic window from Pseudomonas alcaligenes includes:
- a CDS encoding YhdH/YhfP family quinone oxidoreductase: MTTFKALLVSEENGTFVPRVVERAVADLPAGEVLIRVQYSSLNYKDALSASGNRGVTKAYPHTPGIDAAGVVAESSAGEFAAGDEVIVTGYDLGMNTAGGFGQYIRVPAAWVIKRPKGLSLREAMLLGTAGLTAALCVDKLEQAGLTPAAGPVLVTGATGGVGSIAVALLARLGYNVAASTGKAGQGEFLRQLGAQQIVPREELQEGSDRAMLKERWAGAVDTVGGEILFNVVKSLRYGASAACCGLTAGMGFKGNVAPFILRGVNLLGVDSVELPLVVKASMWDKLSLQWKLNNLESLAEELSLEQLPKAIEQILAGQMVGRVLVNLG; this comes from the coding sequence ATGACCACCTTCAAGGCTCTGCTGGTCAGCGAGGAGAACGGCACCTTCGTGCCCCGTGTGGTCGAGCGTGCCGTTGCCGATCTGCCCGCCGGCGAGGTGCTGATCCGCGTACAGTACTCCTCGCTCAACTACAAGGACGCCCTGTCCGCCAGCGGCAATCGCGGCGTGACCAAGGCCTACCCGCATACCCCGGGCATCGACGCCGCCGGCGTGGTGGCGGAGTCCTCGGCTGGCGAGTTCGCTGCCGGCGACGAGGTGATAGTCACTGGCTACGACCTGGGCATGAATACCGCCGGCGGCTTCGGCCAGTACATCCGCGTGCCGGCCGCCTGGGTGATCAAGCGACCCAAGGGCCTGTCGCTGCGCGAGGCCATGCTGCTCGGCACCGCCGGCCTGACCGCCGCGCTGTGCGTGGACAAGCTGGAGCAGGCCGGGCTGACCCCGGCCGCCGGCCCGGTGCTGGTCACCGGCGCCACCGGTGGTGTTGGCTCGATCGCCGTGGCCCTGCTGGCGCGCCTCGGCTACAACGTCGCGGCCTCCACCGGCAAGGCCGGGCAGGGCGAGTTCCTGCGCCAGCTCGGCGCGCAGCAGATAGTGCCGCGCGAGGAACTGCAGGAAGGCAGCGACAGAGCCATGCTCAAGGAGCGCTGGGCCGGTGCGGTGGATACCGTCGGCGGCGAGATCCTGTTCAATGTGGTCAAGTCGCTGCGCTACGGTGCCAGCGCCGCCTGCTGCGGCCTGACCGCCGGCATGGGCTTCAAGGGCAACGTCGCCCCGTTCATCCTGCGCGGGGTCAACCTGCTGGGGGTGGATTCGGTGGAGCTGCCGCTGGTGGTCAAGGCCTCCATGTGGGACAAGCTGTCCCTGCAGTGGAAGCTGAACAATCTGGAGAGCCTGGCCGAGGAGCTGAGCCTAGAGCAGCTGCCCAAGGCCATCGAGCAGATCCTCGCCGGCCAGATGGTCGGGCGGGTGCTGGTCAATCTCGGCTGA
- the lpxH gene encoding UDP-2,3-diacylglucosamine diphosphatase → MILLISDLHLEEQRPDITRAFVHFLQTRARQAEALYILGDFFEVWVGDDGMSPFQHDIARALRSLSDAGTRIYLMHGNRDFLIGRAFCREAGCTLLKDPSIVRFNGEPVLLMHGDSLCTLDKGYMKLRRLLRNPISLFILRHLPLTTRRKLARKLRSESRAQTRMKAREIIDVTPDEVPRIMAEYGVRTLIHGHTHRPAEHQLDVNGQSARRIVLGDWDRQGWALQIDEQGLHQAPFPLA, encoded by the coding sequence ATGATCCTGCTGATCTCCGATCTGCACCTGGAAGAGCAACGCCCGGACATCACCCGGGCGTTTGTGCATTTCCTGCAGACCCGCGCCCGCCAGGCCGAGGCCCTGTACATCCTCGGCGACTTCTTCGAGGTGTGGGTCGGCGACGACGGCATGTCGCCCTTCCAGCACGACATCGCCCGCGCCCTGCGCTCACTGAGCGATGCCGGCACGCGCATCTACCTGATGCACGGCAACCGCGATTTCCTGATCGGCCGCGCCTTCTGCCGCGAGGCCGGCTGTACCCTGCTGAAAGACCCCAGCATCGTGCGCTTCAATGGCGAGCCGGTGCTGCTGATGCACGGCGACAGCCTCTGTACGCTGGATAAGGGCTATATGAAGCTGCGCCGCCTGCTGCGCAACCCGATCAGCCTGTTCATCCTGCGCCACCTGCCGCTGACCACCCGCCGCAAGCTGGCGCGCAAGCTGCGCAGCGAGAGCCGCGCGCAGACCCGCATGAAGGCCCGCGAGATCATCGACGTCACCCCCGACGAAGTACCGCGCATCATGGCTGAGTATGGCGTGCGCACCCTGATCCACGGCCATACCCATCGCCCCGCCGAACACCAGCTCGACGTGAACGGCCAGAGCGCCCGACGCATCGTCCTCGGCGACTGGGACCGCCAGGGCTGGGCCCTGCAGATCGACGAGCAGGGTTTGCACCAGGCCCCCTTCCCGCTCGCCTGA
- a CDS encoding class I SAM-dependent methyltransferase, producing MTPAAIATLQQHLSVAFGDLPHEARRLFHGRGRQWPGLEQLTVDWLQGVLLVTLFREPQAQQLADLQRMLREFAASPAWRSSAAGHLLLQHRYRADSATEYLQGEAIDGCEIVEDGLRYRLDLGRKQNSGLFLDMRLGRQWVRRQAAGQGVLNLFAYTCGFSVAAIAGGAARVVNLDMSRPALSRGRDNHRLNGHELSRVSFLGHDLFNSWGKLRREGPFDLIIVDPPSFQKGSFILSRDYARIMRRLPELLTPAGRVLACCNDPAITPDFLIAEMAREAPALRFVERLANPPEFADSDPDAALKALLFSA from the coding sequence ATGACTCCCGCCGCCATCGCTACCCTGCAGCAGCACCTGAGCGTCGCCTTCGGCGACTTGCCGCATGAGGCCCGTCGCCTGTTTCATGGGCGTGGCCGGCAGTGGCCGGGGCTGGAGCAGCTCACCGTCGACTGGCTGCAGGGCGTGTTGCTGGTGACGCTGTTCCGCGAGCCGCAGGCGCAGCAGCTGGCCGATCTGCAGCGGATGCTGCGCGAGTTCGCCGCCTCGCCGGCCTGGCGCAGCAGCGCTGCCGGGCACCTGCTGCTGCAGCATCGCTACCGCGCCGACAGCGCCACCGAGTACCTGCAGGGCGAGGCCATCGACGGCTGCGAGATCGTCGAGGACGGCCTGCGCTACCGCCTCGACCTGGGCCGCAAGCAGAACAGCGGGCTGTTCCTCGACATGCGCCTGGGGCGCCAGTGGGTGCGTCGGCAGGCGGCCGGGCAGGGTGTGCTCAACCTGTTCGCCTACACCTGCGGTTTCTCCGTGGCGGCCATCGCCGGCGGCGCCGCGCGGGTGGTCAACCTGGACATGTCGCGCCCGGCCCTGAGCCGCGGCCGCGACAACCACCGGCTGAACGGCCACGAGCTTTCGCGGGTGAGCTTTCTCGGCCACGACCTGTTCAACTCCTGGGGCAAGCTGCGCCGCGAAGGCCCCTTCGACCTGATCATCGTCGACCCGCCGAGCTTCCAGAAGGGCAGCTTCATTCTCAGCCGCGACTACGCCCGGATCATGCGCCGCCTGCCGGAGCTGCTGACGCCGGCGGGGCGGGTGCTGGCCTGCTGCAACGACCCGGCGATCACGCCGGATTTCCTCATCGCCGAGATGGCCCGCGAGGCTCCGGCGCTGCGCTTTGTCGAGCGCCTGGCCAATCCGCCGGAGTTCGCCGACAGCGACCCCGATGCGGCGCTCAAGGCGCTGCTGTTCTCGGCCTGA
- a CDS encoding TetR/AcrR family transcriptional regulator, protein MARRSRKDEILQAALACFTEYGVDATTIEMIRDRSGASIGSLYHHFGNKERILGALYLAGTGEYAALLEAGFARADSAEACVKLLVTSYIDWVAANPDWARFILHSRGRVEASELGEELREANRVHFQRIFEALAGYRAQGLFKVMPADCFASVIIGPAHDFARNWLAGRTQTQLADCRELLAQVAWDSVRAPQ, encoded by the coding sequence ATGGCCCGCCGTTCCCGCAAGGACGAAATCCTCCAGGCCGCCCTGGCCTGCTTCACCGAATACGGGGTCGACGCGACCACCATCGAGATGATCCGCGACCGCTCCGGCGCCAGTATCGGCAGTCTCTACCACCACTTCGGCAACAAGGAGCGGATCCTCGGCGCGCTCTATCTGGCCGGCACCGGCGAGTACGCGGCGTTGCTGGAGGCCGGCTTTGCCAGGGCCGACAGCGCCGAAGCCTGCGTCAAGCTGCTGGTGACCAGCTATATCGACTGGGTGGCGGCCAACCCGGACTGGGCGCGCTTCATCTTGCACAGTCGTGGCCGGGTCGAGGCCAGCGAGCTGGGCGAGGAGCTGCGCGAAGCCAACCGCGTGCACTTCCAGCGCATCTTCGAGGCCTTGGCCGGCTATCGCGCGCAGGGCCTGTTCAAGGTCATGCCGGCCGACTGCTTCGCCTCGGTGATCATCGGTCCGGCCCATGACTTCGCGCGCAACTGGCTGGCCGGGCGGACCCAGACCCAGCTGGCCGACTGCCGCGAGCTGCTGGCGCAGGTGGCCTGGGACTCGGTGCGGGCGCCACAGTAG
- the putP gene encoding sodium/proline symporter PutP, which produces MTASTPMLITFVVYIAAMVLIGLIAYLRTKNLSDYILGGRSIGSFVTALSAGASDMSGWLLMGLPGAIFVAGISESWIAIGLIVGAYLNWLFVAGRLRVQTEHNGNALTLPDYFTNRFEDNSRILRIFSALVILVFFTIYCASGVVAGARLFESTFGMSYETALWAGAAATIAYTFIGGFLAVSWTDTVQATLMIFALILTPVMVMIATGGMDTTFAAIELKDATNFDMLKGATFVGVISLMAWGLGYFGQPHILARFMAADSVKSIPAARRISMTWMILCLGGAVAVGFFGIAYFQANPALAGPVSENPERVFIELSKILFNPWIAGILLSAILAAVMSTLSCQLLVCSSALTEDFYKAFLRKGASQSELVWVGRAMVLLVAVIAILLASNPENRVLGLVSYAWAGFGAAFGPVVILSVLWKGMTRNGALAGMIVGAVTVVVWKNWIGLGLYEIIPGFILATLAIVIFSRIGNAPSSAMHKRFDEAEKEYQDAHI; this is translated from the coding sequence ATGACAGCCAGTACCCCCATGCTGATCACGTTCGTGGTGTATATCGCCGCGATGGTGCTGATCGGTCTCATCGCCTACCTGCGTACCAAGAACCTGTCCGACTACATTCTCGGTGGCCGCAGCATCGGCAGCTTCGTCACCGCGCTGTCGGCCGGCGCTTCCGACATGAGCGGCTGGCTGCTGATGGGCCTGCCGGGCGCCATCTTCGTCGCCGGTATCTCCGAGAGCTGGATCGCCATCGGCCTGATCGTCGGTGCCTACCTCAACTGGCTGTTCGTCGCCGGCCGTCTGCGCGTGCAGACCGAGCACAACGGCAACGCCCTGACCCTGCCGGACTACTTCACCAACCGCTTCGAGGACAACAGCCGCATCCTGCGCATCTTCTCGGCGCTGGTGATCCTGGTGTTCTTCACCATCTACTGCGCCTCCGGCGTGGTCGCCGGTGCCCGCCTGTTCGAAAGTACCTTCGGCATGAGCTACGAGACCGCCCTGTGGGCCGGCGCCGCCGCCACCATCGCCTACACCTTCATCGGTGGCTTCCTGGCGGTGAGCTGGACCGACACCGTGCAGGCCACCCTGATGATCTTCGCCCTGATCCTCACTCCGGTGATGGTGATGATCGCCACCGGCGGCATGGACACCACCTTCGCCGCCATCGAGCTGAAGGACGCCACCAACTTCGACATGCTCAAGGGCGCCACCTTCGTCGGCGTGATCTCGCTGATGGCCTGGGGCCTGGGCTATTTCGGCCAGCCGCACATCCTGGCGCGCTTCATGGCCGCCGACTCGGTCAAGTCGATCCCGGCTGCCCGTCGCATCTCCATGACCTGGATGATCCTCTGCCTGGGCGGCGCCGTGGCCGTCGGCTTCTTCGGTATCGCCTACTTCCAGGCCAACCCGGCACTGGCCGGCCCGGTCAGCGAGAACCCGGAGCGCGTGTTCATCGAACTGTCGAAGATCCTGTTCAACCCGTGGATCGCCGGCATCCTGCTGTCCGCCATCCTGGCCGCGGTGATGTCCACCCTCAGCTGCCAGCTGCTGGTCTGCTCCAGCGCCCTGACCGAGGACTTCTACAAGGCCTTCCTGCGCAAGGGCGCCAGCCAGAGCGAGCTGGTCTGGGTCGGTCGCGCCATGGTGCTGCTGGTCGCGGTGATCGCCATCCTGCTGGCTTCCAACCCGGAAAACCGCGTGCTGGGCCTGGTGTCCTACGCCTGGGCAGGCTTCGGTGCCGCCTTCGGTCCGGTGGTGATCCTCTCCGTGCTGTGGAAGGGCATGACCCGCAACGGTGCCCTGGCCGGCATGATCGTCGGTGCCGTCACCGTGGTGGTGTGGAAGAACTGGATCGGTCTGGGTCTGTACGAAATCATCCCGGGCTTCATCCTGGCCACCCTCGCCATCGTCATCTTCAGCCGCATCGGCAATGCTCCGTCCAGCGCCATGCACAAGCGTTTCGACGAAGCCGAGAAGGAATACCAGGACGCCCATATCTAA
- a CDS encoding DUF934 domain-containing protein, with the protein MQRIIKNGQVLDETWHLLPADATLDSISNSDDLIVPLALWREHAHALKARDGGLGVWLEAGEEIEEIADQLDNFQVIALNFPAFTDGRHCSTAYLLRNRYGYKGEVRAIGDVLRDQLFSYKRVGFDAFALRADKDPYDALKAFEEFSEVYQASTDQPLPLFRRRA; encoded by the coding sequence ATGCAGCGAATCATTAAGAACGGCCAGGTGCTAGACGAGACCTGGCACCTGCTGCCGGCGGACGCCACCCTCGACAGCATCAGCAACAGCGACGACCTGATCGTGCCGCTGGCCCTGTGGCGCGAGCATGCGCATGCCCTGAAGGCCCGCGACGGCGGCCTGGGCGTGTGGCTGGAAGCCGGCGAGGAGATCGAGGAGATCGCCGACCAGCTGGACAACTTCCAGGTGATCGCCCTGAACTTCCCCGCCTTCACCGACGGCCGCCACTGCTCGACCGCCTACCTGCTGCGCAACCGCTACGGCTACAAGGGCGAGGTGCGCGCCATCGGCGACGTACTGCGCGACCAGCTGTTCTCCTACAAGCGGGTCGGCTTCGACGCCTTCGCCCTGCGTGCGGACAAGGACCCCTACGACGCGCTCAAGGCCTTCGAAGAGTTCTCCGAGGTCTACCAGGCCTCCACCGATCAGCCGCTGCCGCTGTTCCGCCGCCGCGCCTGA
- a CDS encoding hotdog fold domain-containing protein, with product MSQMMQMYQQVGPAQFSTMIGQVAPYFASIAPQFVELRPGYAEVTFPKRREVLNHLGTVHAIALCNAAELAAGTMTDASIPAGYRWIPRGMTVEYLAKAKGDVRAVADGSAIDWSQTGDLKVPVVAYVEDTPVFRAEITMYVSQA from the coding sequence ATGAGTCAGATGATGCAGATGTACCAGCAGGTCGGTCCCGCCCAGTTCAGCACCATGATCGGCCAGGTCGCCCCCTACTTCGCCAGCATCGCCCCGCAGTTCGTCGAGCTGCGCCCGGGCTACGCCGAAGTGACCTTCCCCAAGCGCCGCGAGGTGCTCAACCACCTCGGCACCGTGCACGCCATCGCCCTGTGCAACGCCGCAGAGCTGGCCGCCGGCACCATGACCGACGCCTCCATCCCGGCCGGCTACCGCTGGATTCCGCGCGGCATGACGGTGGAATACCTGGCCAAGGCCAAGGGCGACGTGCGCGCCGTGGCCGACGGCAGCGCCATCGACTGGAGCCAGACCGGTGACCTGAAGGTGCCGGTGGTGGCCTACGTCGAGGACACCCCGGTGTTCCGCGCCGAGATCACCATGTACGTCAGCCAGGCGTGA
- a CDS encoding SPFH domain-containing protein, which translates to MEIPATPAPKSLFKYVGVPVLVAAIGFIGFNGIFFYNEAGFATHVRTIFGEEKIVDDVGYATKWFGRATPWKKALSVQSVLIAGNEIDDSSDNDSLGATIEAFPIVFLGNVDAKVESSARFRLPGGDQFLKIAQEYRNPENFIKTALVPAIKETLQATASLMSADDYYAGARSEFAAEFENQLNDGLYLIKRKEVRGPRGHLPSQTAILQAGTEQGNFGDNNASQFVTEKVVDDKGIPVRKQQQFRKYGVEVVEARITNVDPNPQYKQRMVKVQQALAELAVARQNRLKEEEEKLLVTARGEKEVEARRQETLRDQIEQTTQAETEKQLAVINAEREKQRAEIEKQTAELLRDKAAITADATKITADAEAYARKAVIEADGALQPKLDALVQINKVWAEAASQAPVPGVMMGGAGNGASASRQDEIGQLMGILATKAARDLSLDMKVKE; encoded by the coding sequence ATGGAAATCCCCGCCACCCCCGCCCCCAAATCCCTGTTCAAGTACGTCGGCGTGCCCGTGCTGGTCGCCGCCATCGGTTTCATCGGCTTCAACGGCATTTTCTTCTACAACGAAGCCGGCTTCGCCACCCATGTGCGGACCATCTTCGGCGAAGAGAAGATCGTCGACGACGTCGGCTACGCCACCAAGTGGTTCGGCCGCGCCACGCCCTGGAAGAAGGCACTGAGCGTGCAGTCGGTGCTGATCGCCGGCAACGAGATCGACGACAGCAGCGACAACGACAGCCTGGGCGCCACCATCGAGGCCTTCCCCATCGTCTTCCTCGGCAACGTCGACGCCAAGGTCGAGTCCTCGGCGCGCTTTCGCCTGCCCGGCGGCGACCAGTTCCTGAAGATCGCCCAGGAGTACCGCAACCCGGAAAACTTCATCAAGACCGCGCTGGTGCCGGCCATCAAGGAAACCCTGCAGGCCACCGCCTCGCTGATGAGCGCCGACGACTACTACGCCGGCGCCCGCAGCGAGTTCGCCGCCGAGTTCGAGAACCAGCTCAACGACGGCCTGTACCTGATCAAGCGCAAGGAAGTGCGCGGCCCGCGCGGCCACCTGCCGAGCCAGACCGCGATCCTCCAGGCCGGCACCGAACAGGGCAACTTCGGCGACAACAACGCCAGCCAGTTCGTCACCGAGAAGGTGGTGGACGACAAGGGCATCCCGGTGCGCAAGCAGCAGCAGTTCCGCAAGTACGGCGTGGAAGTGGTCGAGGCGCGCATCACCAACGTCGACCCCAACCCGCAGTACAAGCAGCGCATGGTCAAGGTGCAGCAGGCCCTGGCCGAACTGGCCGTGGCCCGGCAGAACCGCCTGAAGGAAGAGGAAGAGAAGCTGCTGGTCACCGCTCGCGGCGAGAAGGAAGTCGAGGCCCGCCGCCAGGAAACCCTGCGCGACCAGATCGAACAGACCACCCAGGCCGAGACCGAGAAGCAGCTGGCCGTGATCAACGCCGAGCGCGAGAAGCAGCGCGCCGAGATCGAGAAGCAGACAGCCGAGCTGCTGCGTGACAAGGCGGCGATCACCGCCGATGCCACCAAGATCACCGCCGATGCCGAAGCCTACGCGCGCAAGGCGGTGATCGAGGCGGACGGCGCCCTGCAGCCCAAGCTCGATGCCCTGGTACAGATCAACAAGGTCTGGGCCGAGGCCGCCTCCCAGGCACCGGTGCCGGGCGTGATGATGGGCGGCGCCGGCAACGGCGCCAGTGCCAGCCGCCAGGACGAGATCGGCCAATTGATGGGCATTCTCGCCACCAAGGCCGCCCGCGACCTGTCGCTGGACATGAAGGTCAAGGAATAA
- a CDS encoding ABC transporter substrate-binding protein, which produces MRRAFTEFGFIIVFPRVLCILALALFSGLAHASSVLFLNPGFSHERFWVSYSQYMQDAAGDLGMQLEVLYGERDANNILRHAHQILQRPRKPDYLVFVNEQYVGPELLRLFADSGVRLFALHSTLTPEQQALAGGPRGKYANWIGSLVPNDEEAGYLMAKALIALAPRSGADLVAFSGVKNTPSATLREQGLHRALAEHPQMRLRQLLYGEWKEERAYEQAQALLPRYPEVELVWSTNDEMAFGVMRAAKEQGRQLRYTALNNSPRALQARVDESFSVLATGHFILGGCAMVMLHDHSRGLDFAERGGLEQMAHLLRLVDGQEARRLLNRLQRPEIGLDFRRFSATRQPKMKGYACSIDSLLR; this is translated from the coding sequence ATGCGCCGCGCCTTTACTGAATTCGGATTCATCATCGTGTTCCCGCGTGTTCTCTGCATCCTCGCCTTGGCGTTGTTTTCCGGCCTGGCGCATGCTTCCTCCGTGCTGTTTCTCAACCCCGGTTTCTCTCACGAGCGCTTCTGGGTCAGCTACTCCCAATATATGCAGGATGCTGCAGGCGATCTGGGCATGCAGCTGGAGGTGCTGTATGGCGAACGCGATGCGAACAACATCCTGCGGCATGCCCACCAGATACTGCAGCGTCCGCGCAAGCCCGACTACCTGGTATTCGTCAACGAGCAGTATGTCGGCCCCGAACTGCTGCGCCTGTTCGCGGACAGCGGGGTACGCCTGTTCGCCCTGCACAGCACCCTGACACCGGAGCAGCAGGCGCTGGCCGGCGGCCCTCGTGGCAAGTACGCCAACTGGATCGGCAGCCTGGTGCCGAATGACGAGGAAGCCGGCTACCTGATGGCCAAGGCGCTGATCGCCCTGGCACCTAGGAGTGGTGCCGACCTGGTGGCGTTCTCCGGGGTGAAGAACACGCCCTCGGCCACCCTGCGCGAACAGGGCCTGCACCGCGCGCTGGCCGAGCACCCGCAGATGCGCCTGCGCCAGCTGCTGTACGGCGAGTGGAAAGAGGAGCGTGCCTACGAACAGGCACAGGCGCTGCTGCCGCGCTACCCGGAAGTCGAGCTGGTCTGGTCGACCAATGACGAGATGGCCTTCGGTGTAATGCGCGCGGCCAAGGAACAGGGGCGCCAGCTGCGTTACACGGCCCTGAACAACTCCCCGCGTGCCCTGCAGGCGCGTGTCGACGAGAGCTTCAGCGTGTTGGCCACCGGGCACTTCATCCTCGGTGGCTGTGCCATGGTGATGCTGCATGATCACTCGCGTGGGCTGGATTTCGCCGAGCGCGGTGGTCTGGAGCAGATGGCGCATCTGCTGCGGCTGGTCGATGGTCAGGAGGCGCGCAGGCTGCTGAATCGCCTGCAGCGCCCCGAGATCGGTCTGGATTTCCGGCGCTTCAGCGCCACGCGGCAACCGAAGATGAAAGGCTACGCCTGCTCCATCGACAGTCTGCTGCGCTGA
- a CDS encoding nitrite/sulfite reductase — translation MYVYDEYDQRIVEDRVKQFRDQTRRYLAGELSGEEFRPLRLQNGLYIQRYAPMLRVAVPYGLMSSRQVRMMAKIARDYDKGYAHISTRQNVQFNWPELEDVPEILAELATVQMHAIQTSGNCIRNTTTDQFAGVAKDEIVDPRPWCEIIRQWSTFHPEFTHLPRKFKIAVNGAVSDRAAIEVHDIGLEAVKNAAGELGFRVSVGGGLGRTPIVGSFIKEFLPWQHLLGYLDAILRVYNRYGRRDNKYKARIKILVKALTPEVFAEKVEAEFAHLKDGPTTLTEAEVARVSAHFVDPAYKALSDQDAELAALDAQHPGFARWRQRNTFAHKQPGYVAVTLSLKPTGTAPGDVTDKQLDAIADLADRYSFGEVRNSHNQNIILADVEQQQLFTLWGELREQGFATPNVGLLTDIICCPGGDFCSLANAKSIPVAEAIQRRFDDLDYLFDIGDIDLNISGCMNACGHHHVGHIGILGVDKKGQEFYQVSLGGSAGREASLAQILGPSFAQEEMADVIDKLIKVYVEQRTEEENFLDTFRRIGIDPFKERVYAANH, via the coding sequence ATGTACGTATACGACGAATACGATCAGCGGATCGTCGAGGACCGCGTCAAGCAGTTCCGCGACCAGACCCGCCGCTACCTGGCCGGCGAACTCTCCGGCGAGGAGTTCCGCCCCCTGCGCCTGCAGAACGGCCTCTACATCCAGCGCTACGCGCCTATGCTGCGCGTCGCCGTGCCCTACGGCCTGATGTCGTCCCGGCAGGTGCGCATGATGGCCAAGATCGCTCGCGACTACGACAAGGGCTATGCGCACATCAGCACCCGACAGAACGTGCAGTTCAACTGGCCGGAGCTGGAAGACGTGCCGGAGATCCTCGCCGAGCTGGCCACCGTGCAGATGCACGCGATCCAGACCAGCGGCAACTGCATCCGCAACACCACCACCGACCAGTTCGCCGGCGTGGCCAAGGACGAGATCGTCGACCCGCGCCCCTGGTGCGAGATCATCCGCCAGTGGTCGACCTTCCACCCCGAGTTCACCCACCTGCCGCGCAAGTTCAAGATCGCCGTCAACGGCGCCGTGAGCGACCGCGCCGCCATCGAGGTGCACGACATCGGCCTGGAAGCGGTGAAGAACGCGGCCGGCGAGCTGGGCTTCCGCGTCTCGGTCGGCGGCGGCCTGGGCCGTACCCCGATCGTCGGCAGCTTCATCAAGGAATTCCTGCCCTGGCAGCACCTGCTGGGCTATCTCGACGCCATTCTGCGCGTGTACAACCGCTACGGCCGTCGCGACAACAAGTACAAGGCGCGCATCAAGATCCTGGTCAAGGCGCTGACCCCGGAAGTCTTCGCCGAGAAGGTCGAGGCCGAGTTCGCCCACCTCAAGGATGGCCCGACCACCCTGACCGAAGCCGAAGTGGCGCGTGTCTCCGCCCACTTCGTCGACCCGGCGTACAAGGCCCTGAGCGACCAGGACGCTGAACTGGCCGCCCTCGACGCCCAGCACCCGGGCTTCGCCCGCTGGCGCCAGCGCAACACCTTCGCCCACAAGCAGCCGGGCTATGTCGCCGTGACCCTGTCGCTCAAGCCCACCGGCACCGCCCCGGGCGACGTCACCGACAAGCAGCTGGACGCCATCGCCGACCTGGCCGACCGCTACAGCTTCGGCGAGGTGCGCAACAGCCACAACCAGAACATCATCCTCGCCGACGTCGAGCAACAGCAGCTGTTCACCCTCTGGGGCGAGCTGCGCGAACAGGGCTTCGCCACGCCCAACGTGGGCCTGCTGACCGACATTATCTGCTGCCCGGGCGGCGACTTCTGCTCCCTGGCCAACGCCAAGTCGATCCCGGTCGCCGAAGCCATCCAGCGCCGCTTCGACGATCTGGACTACCTGTTCGACATCGGCGACATCGACCTCAACATCTCCGGCTGCATGAACGCCTGCGGTCACCACCACGTCGGCCACATCGGCATCCTCGGCGTGGACAAGAAGGGCCAGGAGTTCTACCAGGTGTCCCTCGGTGGCAGCGCCGGCCGCGAAGCCAGCCTGGCCCAGATCCTCGGCCCGTCCTTTGCCCAGGAGGAAATGGCCGACGTGATCGACAAGCTGATCAAGGTCTACGTCGAGCAGCGCACCGAGGAGGAAAATTTCCTCGACACCTTCCGCCGTATCGGAATCGACCCGTTCAAGGAGCGCGTCTATGCAGCGAATCATTAA